The genomic window CAGAGGGGGCTGGTCCTCTGGGCTattctgctccttccttccacagGCGGCACGTAGGAGAGGACTCACGAGGGTCCTGGTCACCTGGATTGTACGGAGTCAGGCCATAATCAAGCCTCATGACTCAAGGCACATGTCCGGACACTTGACATGTAATTGCTCATTTAATCCCCGCAGCCGCTCAGAAGAGCATGGTGTCCGCCTCATGTTTCAGCAGAGCAAACAGGCCCGGAGTTTGGTTTCCTCAAGCTTGTCCTCTCCTGGTGTTGCACTTGGCTGGTTCTCCGTGAATGTCTGCTGCGCTGGGCCTCACCCCTACAGTTTCTGTGTCAGGaggtcggggtgggggaggggggacggtgccctgagaatctgcatttctgccAAGCTCCCAGCTCCTGCTACTGCGGCAGGCGGGGGCCACACACTGGCCCTAAGCCACTTGCTAAAAGTATGGGCCACCTTCACCCGGGACAGGCCGGTGGCCCTCGGCCAGCTGAGCCCACTGCACTGTGTGCTTCCCTGGAACGAGACCAGGCAGTTGCTGACAGGCAGACAGGGTCATGTGACacggggtgagggagagagaacagccGTGGGAGAGGCCCAGCCGGCCAAGCCTTCAAGGACTGGGAATCCCGCCAGGAGCCAGGCCCCTGGGGGAAACAGAGGCTTGGAGAGCATGTCATGGGGTTTCTCTTGTGCCTCCCTCCCAACAGCTCTTCAGGCCAGTGTTCTCAGCCCTGGCCGCCGGGGAGAGTCACCTGGCAGCTTCCGGGAGTCCCGATGCCTGGCTGCTGGCCGCACCTGGGCTGAGCACCTCGGCAGCCTCGGCACAGGGCCAGTCCTCTAAGGCTGCGAACCACGGCAGaggcaggggcttctgggtgcCTGAGGAGGCCCACTTTGTTGATGTGGGGTCCTGGGTTAGAATAGATAGTGAGGAATCCTGCCAGGAAGAGGCTGCCCTGGACCCTCTGTTCTGCAGACTCAGGGAAGCCCCCAGGGTCAGGGtcaaggtcagggtcagggtcaggggcGTTCCTGGCATGCCGTGGGCATGCTGGAGCCAAATTCCGGGGTCCGCTCTGCTGCTGGTTGACTCAAGCACTGCTTGTGGGGCTCAGGGATCTCACAGGTGGAGAAGGAGCCCCAGGAGGCTGTGGGGGCCCATGTGCCCTCAGAACACAGCAGATCCACGGCGCCGGTCTGCTCCACCGTGGCCAGGCCTTACGCTTCCCGGACACGTTGTGGTGGTGCTCCCCACAGTGGGGGCACTTCTGAGCACCCCCATAAATGTGTATCTGTAAGTTGCATTCAGGGGTTACTCTGCTGTATGACTATGTAATATATTAAGTACATtataaaacattcaacaaaaattGAAACTTTACAGGACTgaggtaaaaatataaatacaatttcccatattctctttctgctgctcctgGACTCTCCCGCCGCCTGCAGGAGGGCCCCCTGAGAGCATCAGTCACCAGGGGGCAGGAGCCTGGGGCCAGGGACAGTCTGGCTGCAGGGAGGTAGGTCAGGCCCTGGGGAGGCtcggggaggaggaaggggtgggtgcTACAGCTCCGAGGCGCTGGGGAAGCGGAATCTAGGGGCGGCGACAGGGCCACCTCCTGGCCTGGCTGGATCCTCGAGGCAAGGTCCTGGCCTAGGGGCCTTGGGGCCCGGGGAGCCGGGGCACGGGAATCCAGGGCAGAAAGACCGCGGGCGGGAAGCTCGGGAGGGAGGGGATTCGGGCCCCACAGAGCCGCCAGAGCCCGTCTCGGGCAGCAGTCGCGACAGGTCCTCCACCAGGTGCCACTTCTCCTGGACTTGCTGTGCGGAGAGGGCGGGGAGCGAGCGGGCGGTTACGAGCGGCGCCTCCTCCGAGGAGCCATCCGGGAACAAGCAGCCCGCCCGGCCGCGGCGGCTCCGCGGTCCGGGGTCCCGGGTCCCCGGCCTGGCCGCCTGCAAACCCcgcccccacaccccgcccccatGGGCTCCGCCTCCACACCGAGACCACGCCCCGCCACGGTTCCGCCTCCAGTCTGCCCTCAGGTCCCGCCCCAGCCAAGCCAGAGACCACGCCCCTCCCAAGGAGGCCCCGCCCCTCCAGGGTCCCGCCCCCGACCGGTCCGAGACCACGCCCCCACGAGGGTTCTGTCCCCGCCCGCCACCGAGAGCCCGAGTTAAATGTCAGCTGCGCAATTAGTTGACGCCAGGTGATGCTACTGCTGTAGCATGCTGTCGACTATCAACCGCGTTCCTGTCAGGGGGCTGCCAGCCCGAGGCCACACTCCCGGGCCAAGtctggcccctccccagcccagcggACACTCACCCACACCAGCTGCTTGCGGAGCCCCTGGATGGCCCTGGCGTTGGCCTGGGACTGGGAGACGCAGACGGTCAGGACAAGGCTTTGGACAGACGGAGATCCAAGGTCagtggcccctcccccacctttctctctccccacctcagtTTCTCAAAAACACCTCCCGGGTTCTTCTCCCCCGCAGACCCCTGAGtctgtcccctccttcctcccgcGGGCAGCCCCTCCCCGCTCCGGGCAGGTTTTCAGCGCGCCTGCAGGGGGCACTGTGTTTCCCCCATCACATGGGCGCTTGCTTTACAGGTGACATCCCAAGGTGCTGTCCAGGCCTACCTGCCTTTGGGCCCACACTCCGCCCCTGGgaccctgcctccctgcctgtccTTGTGCTCCCGTGAGGTCCCGTGAGACTGCCCGGGGGTGCCCATCGAAGGAAGGGCCCCCTCCCAGGTGTGCCCTCCCTCGGCCCCTGCTGCCCTGAGAGGCACCTGAGTAGGATGAGGCAGGGGAAGCTGAAGGCGTGGGAGCCGAGGTAGTGGAGGGCGCGCTGGGCAGGGGGCGGCAGCCGGAGGGCCACCAGCTGTGGGACCACCTGCCAGGGGGCCGAGTAGTTGGCGAAGAGGCCACAGTCCCAGGAGGAGTGGATGCtggggagagagagccagggcagggctggcagCAGGGCCCCCGGGGAAGGAGCTCCCTGCCCACCAGCCGCAGGCGCCTCTGCCGCTCTCACCTGCTGACCACATAGCCCAGGGGCACGACGGCCAGGAGCAGGCCCAGGAGGAGCACCAGCTGGAAGAAGAAGGTGGAGCTGGAGGCGCGGAACCGCCTTGGAGAGGCCCTGGAGTTCCTCATGAGGGTGTACTGGGGGCAAGCAACAGCAAATGGGGGTCCTTAGCCAGTCGCAGACGCCAAGGAGCCCGAGGCCCGGGGAAGGGACCCCGAGGGGGCGGGCCGAAGCGGGACCCGAGCCCCGCCCTGCTGACAGGGGCTccacgccccctccccagcccgtGTCGCTCACCTTCTTGATGTAGAAGGTGAGGAAGATGAAGACGCTGTTGAGCAGGGGCAGCAGCGGGCAGTAAAAGAGGCCCATCCACGTGATCGTCTGCCCCGCCACGATGTCCAGGACATTCTTGGGCACCAGGAATTCTTCCCGGTCCAGCCAGGTCCAGAAGCGGCCCGAGAACCGCTCCACCAGCAGCCTGGGGGCGGGGAGCGTCCCGGCACCACATCAGTCACGACCAGGGACCCACCACGCCCCACTGGCTTACACGGAGACCCATGGGAAGAACCGCTCACCCTTGGCCGCGGCCAGCGGCCACTCCCAGACAAGCCCCGTCCCCCCCCACCGTGGGTGTCCCCAGGCCTCACCTCCTCGGCAGGCTGACGAAGAAGGCAAAGGCCACCATGAGGAGGAAGTTGAAGATACTCAGCTTGTACAGCTCTTCCCCGACCGCGTTCTCCCAGCACTGGAGCAGAGGGGGACCTGTCACCCCTGGCCCccagccgcccctcccccacccccggggtggggggccctgtggtggcagagccaggccagAGTCTGACAGGGTTACTGAGTTAGAACCCGGGCCTCCAGGGTGAAATCCAAGCAGGGAAACCCCACAGCGAGCGCGCGCGGTGTGCTGTGAAGCTGCCCCCTGGGGGTGTGCTGCCCACGCACAAAGGGGACCCTGGAGAGGGGCGGGAGGGACAGGCTTGGATGGAGCCACCAGCCACCTGGTAATCACAGGCGTTGTAGCCGTAGGACGCACAGCTGGTCTTGTTTCTGCCGAGGCACAGCACGGTCTGgc from Mustela nigripes isolate SB6536 chromosome 16, MUSNIG.SB6536, whole genome shotgun sequence includes these protein-coding regions:
- the TMC8 gene encoding transmembrane channel-like protein 8 isoform X3 — its product is MVKGLPQRLFLGQDYKSPVSVKVFSSWDFCTRGQEAATIKKHEISNEFKVELEERRRFLLVQQETRAQKACHLLTHLRVNVLIGFLVVGAISAIFWATKYSQDNKEESLFVVLQYLPPGVIALVNFLGPLLFVSLIQLENYPPNTEVNLTLVWCVVLKLASLGMFSFSLGQTVLCLGRNKTSCASYGYNACDYQCWENAVGEELYKLSIFNFLLMVAFAFFVSLPRRLLVERFSGRFWTWLDREEFLVPKNVLDIVAGQTITWMGLFYCPLLPLLNSVFIFLTFYIKKYTLMRNSRASPRRFRASSSTFFFQLVLLLGLLLAVVPLGYVVSSIHSSWDCGLFANYSAPWQVVPQLVALRLPPPAQRALHYLGSHAFSFPCLILLSLVLTVCVSQSQANARAIQGLRKQLVWQVQEKWHLVEDLSRLLPETGSGGSVGPESPPSRASRPRSFCPGFPCPGSPGPKAPRPGPCLEDPARPGGGPVAAPRFRFPSASEL